The Fulvia fulva chromosome 1, complete sequence region AATCTGCGCCGCGTCTACACAAAGCCAAAAGGCAAGCTTCCCGACTACTCAGCGCCGGTCGTGTTGAGGAGCACCGCATGCACTGTCGAGGATTTCTGTAACGCCATTCACAAGACCATCGTCGACCAATTCAAGATTGCCATCGTCTATGGCCGAAGTGTGAAGCATCAGCCTCAGCGTGTTGGGCTTTCGCACGAGCTTGCAGATGAGGATATCCTGACCATTATCAAGAAGTGAAAGGTCTCACAGCGCCGGGGCTTGATTCCTCTCGTGGCAGCACTTCGCTGCGTGGCGACCGACCGACCGGACAGTCGCTCGCTTCCCAGCTCATTTCCCAACGCTGCAGAGCTTGCGCTCCACGTCGTCCACTGGCAACGTACCACAGAGGGCGTGCTTGCGTGGCATACGGTTGGCGTAGTCCAGCGATCCTCGAGCGTGGTCGGTGGCTGGCTCGCGTCGTGGCACGAGGTGAGCAAGGCCAACCACAGGGCAGCACTATCAATAGCTCCGTAACGGCACGGCGGTAGTTCCACGTGCGGCGCGTCATCTGTGCTGCTATAGAACAATTGCAAATGGCCTTGTATGACGGGAGAGCTAAACAGCTACTTCTGTGTACGGTCCCTCAGCGAGGATGCTATGTTCCGGAAGGCGACGAATGTGATGACTCCGAAATGCGACGATGCCAAGAAGAGTGGGATTTGCAGGGCTTGCGAACAGAAGAGCTGATTTGCGGCTATCGTCTCGCTGATCCTGTTACAATCCAAAACGCTGATGTATTTACCACAGATAGCTTGTACTCAATACGACGAGATCCAGTGTAGATCAAGGAGATCAAGACGCTGTGCACTGTATCGACACGGACAGCACATCGCATCACATCACCACAGCTGAAGGTCAAACACGTCAGCATTGGTTCGAGCGTGGACAGCATTGCAGCGACATTGAGGATTACCTACATCACATAACCACGGCAACATCGTCGGTCATATACTTCCCTATGTCACCAAGGAAGCAAGCCGCTACGATCGAATTGGTGCCGAATGCGATACTAACGTAGTAAACGTAGACGTACGCCTCGGCGTATGCCACTTGGCCAGCATGAACTGTGGGAAGTGTCAATATCGACAAACAGTCAGTCAAACAGCCACTTCGACTCACCAATGGCTTCGTGAGCGCCAGGCACGCCAGCTACCCCAGGCAACTCTGCTATACGCTCGATCAACGAATCCGCAGTCAGCTGGATTGCTTCGCCGATGACAGTCTCGTTGGTGATTCCAATAGAATTCATGTAGCCCCCGATGTGTGCCATGGCTTTCGGTACGAATTTGCTGACGAAGACATTGTAGTAAACGGAATAGCCGACACTGCCACCAATGACACGGATTGCCAGTGTCAGAGCGGCGACTGTGGCGATCAGATCGTCTGGGCAGATGATGGTTGCTCCAGAGAAGGTCAGCGAAGGAAACATAGCCCTAGGAGCATGGTCGGTACTTACTGATTATTGAAGCAGGCACGACGATGCCTTGAAGTGAAAGGTAACAGGTCAGCGAACGGTCTGGACTGGCGAAGGTTGCTGGTACGCTTCAAATTACTTACCACCAATTCCGATCCCGGCAAGTACCAATAAACCCCAGAGGACATGCAGGTTGTCTGCAGTCGCCACTGCAAGCGAACCACAACCTGCTGTCATTAAGACCGATGAGGCCATCATCACTAAACGACGAGTGTACCAGGTCAGCGAGTTCTCTGAAATGTTGCGAAGATGCCCAGCACCCTTCCTTGACTTACGTTCCTTGTTATGGCCGCGGAAGACGGAGAGAAGCCAAAGCACAACGACCGCACCTCCAAGAATCCCAAAACTGACCGGCAGACCTCGAATTCCAACACCGACCGGATCGTGTCCGTACACGTTGAACGCTTGCGTTGGCCAAAACATGAGGATTGAGAAGAAGTTTGCACCGCTAATGAAGGTGATGACCAGTGTCAGGCTCAATATCCTGGGATCCTGTCTGAGCCGTCGAGGGAACATTGGGTGAGGCGCGCCGTAAGCCTCCCAGAGGATGAAAGCCGCTATCATCACCTCAACAGAAAGGTGTTAGCCATGCTCCGAAACCTTAAAGTGGCAATGTCTCAGCAACTGCCACTGAGCTGGGGATGCCGCGATGCCTTCTGCCTTCGAATTTACTCACTGCTCCAAGGATCAGCGGAACCCGGACGTGAGCGCTGCCCCAGGGATACTGGTATCCACCTGGCAGTCACTTCGTTAGCACAGCACATGTCCTTGAAGATCTTGTATGCACGTACCCCATTGCATGCCGGCCAAGAACAAGATCATCCCGCCAACGCTGAGGATACCACCAATGTAGTCGATCTCTGTAAGGACCTCTTTCGCTGACATGCCTTCGCTGTTGACTCTTGGAGGCGGGAAATAGAAGACCGCGATCATCACCAGTCCAAAAAAAGCTGTCAAGCAGAAGGGTGTCAGCAATACTCTCGGGAAGCAAATGGCAGTGTCTGAGCTGCTGCAACTTCCGTTGGGAGGGGGCAATTGAGCGATCGCATGTCTGGGGCAGACAATGCCTTTCGCCCTTCATCACTTACCCCAAATCGCGCAAATAAGACCAAGCCATCTCCAAGAAGTGTAATACGCGATCAATTGGCCGTACAGCACCGACGGTAAGAATGGCAAGATGGTGAAGATAAGTACCGCCACGTACTTTCCGCGCTTGGCCGTGGGAGTGAGCTCTGATGTGGCCGCGAGTGCTGTAAGCTCGTTGATGCCAGCTCCGGCGCCGGCGAACACCATGCCGCAGATGAAGTAGCTGTGAGTCAGATCAGTATTGGGCACTGCAATTCGTTCAGTACTCACTTCATATCGTGGACGGTCGAGCAGATGAATTGGACTACGTTAGCATCTTCCGTGGGATCATGGTCGAGATAAAGCGAAACTCACTCATGCCTATCACCAGGAGACTGGCGCCAATTAGCGCGACATATCTCCTCCCGATCAGGTCACTGATACTGCCCACGAACGGGCATACTGCAGCGAGCGAGAGCAGATTTGCGAGAACGAACCAGACCCAGCGATCGGTCCCGCCAATGTCGCCATAGATGTAAGGTGGTACGGCACCAAAGAGGTATACTGGAATCTGGCTGCCATTCCACACTGGTCGAATTCTATCAGGAAGAGTCTCGCCGCCCATTGTGGGTCATCACTTACGAAAGGCCATCGCTATCAGCGACATCATCCTGGCGAAGCTCATTGGCTTTGGGTGGTCATGATCCGCCTCATTGCCGTAGGCTGGCGAGCCGTTCTTTTCGTGATAGTTCGCATGGTCGGGGACACGCTCGTTGGTATGGACCTCCTCGATATGGCTCATCTCTACTTTCTCGGTATCTGGCGAGTTATCTGGCAAGCGACGTCAGCCTATGCGCTCTTTGGTTTCTTATACCCCTAGAGCTTACCCGGACTGCCTTTCTGGAGTGTTGGCGATTTCTCCGCCATCGTGCCGGTCGATGATCGCTTCACGGTGGATGGGATAGAAAGAATAGGTATACGCGCAGAGACTAAAAGACTCGGAGCATCAATACCACAGTGAGCGAGATCGTGGGCAGTGAGTAGTATATCAATACATCTCGACTTGGGCTAGTCTGCTCCAAATATGCCCTGATCTGCCTCCTAGCACTATTCCCGCCCAAGCACGCGGAGAACCTTGCAATTGCATATGCGCATCGCGTGGCTATCTAGTCCAAAGCGGCTTTGAAGTTCGAACCTCATTCGCCTGGCTTATGGCAATACACTTGACAGGCTAGAGCCAAGGTCTTCCAGTCCTTAGCCTTGGCGGTGGAGCTGTACCAGCAGCTCCTTGTACAGGCATTAACTGTCTATTGGCTTCGAGAGCATCTATGCTGGTTGCTGGCACTGTCATACCGATCGACTCGTGCAACCATATGGCCTGTGTTTGAAGCAACACCCGCGGTAATGCTCATCTTTGCTACGAGCCAACTGTCAGCTCACTCCTCACTCGCTTGATGTCGACCCCGCTAATGGTACGCAGAACACAACATCACAAGTTAGCTGCGTGCATTGCACCCCTGTGCAGATCGTTGAGGACAAGCACGTACTTGACTCACCAAGCAATGAACAAGTCTGTAAGAATGCGGCCGGGCAAGGCATTGATGGCATTGAGTCGAGAGCTGTCATACAGCCAGGGCTCTATATAGAATCGTGCTATTACACCAAGGATTCATGCTGTCGCGAGATAGGTCCAGGATTTTGAGATACCAACGGTGGACATGCAGTACTGTTGTACATTGACGGACAAGCGTATGCGAGCTTATGGGACAGCAGATGTAGCCTTGGAATGTGCAATGTGGCACCGCCCTCTTTCACAGTACCTGCCTTGACACGTTAAGCTCGAGTCAATACCACAGCATAGTCCATTTGTGGGCTATCGGCGGCAGCGATGTTCAATGTCGCTCAGCTGCATAGCTTCTACCCCTGTTGGTGCTGTGTGCCCTGCTGGCCCAAGGTCCCTGTTGGCAGCTTGGCATTCGTCTGAGTATTGGCATCTATCCCAGTTCATCTCAGAGGCGAAACTTGTTATGGCATCATGGTAGTGTGCTGTCTCATTGCGTTCTGGAATACGTGTATTGGTGGTGTCGTGCCGGTCGAGGAATGGTACACTATAGAACTACCTGGTGGAAGGTGCTCGGTCCGAGCCTGAGGAAGTGCAGTGCCGCCGCACCAGCCGAGCTTAGAGAGGGACGTCGCTGCTCTTCTTCAGGAACCATCGAAAACATACCCGTACATGTAGTCTACGGTTCAGGAGGCACACATTCCCCACTGGCAGACTGAGAAAAGCACTCACTCCGACATCATGAGCCAACACTCAGCCTCCGCACCGCAAGCAGGAGAAGTGAAACCTGAGATCAAAGCCTTCTTTGAACGCTTCTACGCCATCTCCGACACGCCTGATGATCACGAGAAGTATGCAGACATGTTCACAGAGAATGCAAAACTTATCATGGCATCCAATGCTGTAGAGGGACGAGATGGTAAGCAAGCGTGCCATCATTCGGTCAAGCATAAACTGATTCACTTCAGCAATTATCCAGATGCGATACGGCATGTGGGAGAAGGTTGCCAAGAGATCGCATGTTCCGCAGCAGTTGTATCCTTTTGGATCAGGCTCTGATGATATCATGCTGTATGGTACAGTCGATTACGAGCTCAAGGATGGCAAATCAGCGAATGTCGAATGGGCAGCACGAGCGCACTTCACGAATGCAGAGGGAGATCTCAAGATGGACTTCTACCAAGTATACCTTGTCGGTAGCATCTTACCATCAGCGGCAATGTCATCGACTAACTCTCCTCGCAGGATACAGCAGCCATGTCTCGTGCTAAGTAGACTTATGGTGGCCTTTCCCGACGCCAGAAGCACTCAATCGCCTAAGGCTGTTACATCGACGTAGGACGGACCCGACTCTCGCATGACGTGCTCATACAAGCTGACAATGTGCTTGCAATGACACGCAGTATCTGGTAGATCTCGCGCTCCGAGCGAAACCAATCATACAATGCTAGTGAAGGGGCAATACTCAAAACAGCGTTGCACACAGCACTTGGTGAATCCACGATTCGCTTCTTGCAATTGCATGTGAACGTTCAGCCACCATGCGTCTGTGCGTTATGTGCCGAAGCTGCCGCGCCTACATCTTCCTTTCTCAAAGCGCCTTGTTTGCTTCCTTTCGAAACACACCTTACTGGCGCAATTCAACAATACCAACATTTGCATAGCACCATCATGGCAGCGCCAGGCCATCACGCGCACCATCTCTTCGGGAGCGCCGCCGGACTGGCAACCCTCATCATCACCATCGGCTATGGAGCATTCGCAGATTATCAGGTAGCCACAGACACACGCGCAATCATCACGGACTCGAGCACTCTTGTGATGCCATCGCCCTCGATTCCACTTGCTGCTGCGCCCAGCGCTTCGACAACCAGAGTGGACAATGGTTTCTGTTATCCGCTCAATGGGACAGGGGTCACCTGGAGCATGTGCGTGGTACCACACGACTATCATGCAGTTGGCTCTCGCTTCGCGGCACCTCTGCCAGACTGGTTCGCGCTCTGCTTCTTTCTGCTACTTTGTCTCCTCAGCGCTTGTTGTCTTGTGCTTATAGCCAAGGCCGCCGACGCACTCTCCACCAGAATCGAGACCATCTGCCGTCGGAGGTCTCCTCGTGCTATACTACGTCTCTACGACTATGCCCGTGTGGCTTACGCATCATACACACAAACAGTGGCATTGGCTTCCATCATACCAAGACTGCTGAGCCAAGACATCGCACTTCCTTGGTGGACGACACCGGCGCTTCTCCTCGTGGCCATTCTAAGCACAGCTTGGTACCCGCCTCAGAATAAGCTCGAGATCGCGCATACAATCATCGCACACAAAGATGAAGAAATCGCAACACTCAAAGCCAGTCTATGCACCTCCCGAACCGACCAAGACGAGGCGACTGCACAGCTGGAGATTCTAAGGGTAGATCTAGAGGTAGCTCAGCAAGACTTGGCCCAATGTCGAGGAGAGAATGCCAGATCTGGAGCAGACTTACACAATGCTTTGAGGGCAAATCGCGACCTCTCCAATGGCTTGAGAGTATGCCAGCAAGAGCTACATGCATCGAAACATGCTGTCCAAGGCTTAGAGAGCATACTTGAAGATCTCCGAATTGCACACTATCTTCAGAAGCATGACTTTCAGCGACACAGCCTGGATCACGAAGCGCAGCTTGAGAAGAAGCTAGGCCAAGCGCAATCTCGCAACGTCAGTCTGCGCGAGGAGAACCGTAGGCTGCACCGTAAGCATGCACGTTGTCGGTCTGGTTCCTCTGTGAACCTCAACAACGGGGACACAGGCGCAAAGACGTCCTCAGCTGACCGTCAGGGGAAGAGTCCAGAGCTTGGAGTGGACCTGAGGGACCACAAAGGGGAAGGAAACATTCCAACACACATCCAGCGAGAATCTGAGGCTGCGTTTGGACTGGAGAAGGGGGACGACTCGGTGGCCGTCCCAGTGATCGAACTCTCGCTTGACGTCGATACAACGTTCAGCAACTCTGCCGTCATACCCTCGCTTGGCGAGAAGCCGTCCGTCATGGACTCACTCGGGACATCCGTCTCGCCTTCCTCGATTCACCCGCCCTCTTGACGGCCCGAGCAAACCTCCCAAGCACCTCCTTCAGCCGATCACCAAGTTCAATGATCGTTTGCGACTTCACGGCCGGGTCGGCGGTGGTAGCGAGTCGGAGCAGTCTGCGCATGATGGTAACAAGCTGCGTGTACATGGGCTGTCCTCGGCGAACCTTGCGGAGGTTCACTTCGGCGATTATGTAAAGCAACTCTTCATCATTCCAGCTGATGTTGTTGTCTAAAGAGGTTAGCGTCTTCGGTTTTGCGTGAAGGGCTTGTGTTGTCCATACCGATTTGCATGGAGTTGGCGGCCATAGCGAGCGTGGGATAGAGGCGCCCCAGGAGAAAGTGAGCTGGAAGTTCGCGTTGCGTAGTGCCGTGAGGCGATATACTCGTGCTTGAGTGTAGGCTTGCTCAGTGACAGATTCGGTGGAAACGTCCTGCTCAACGGGATATTCGTGAGATGTGGGTAGATGCTTTGAACGTAATGTAGTGCGAAGGGACGGCTGTTATATAGCATGCACATAGGTCGCTTCGACGATCTTTGTACGACTGTTCGAGGTTCCCACAGCCGAAGTGTCTCTCCTGGCATATCAAGGTGGCCATGCGGCCCATGGCGTACAGACATGATCTGAGATGTGTGCTGGTGTCCTCGATCATGTTCTGCCTGAAGCGAGGGGGGCGAAACCTGCCAGACTCGAGACTTGCCACTGTGTCGCCATGTTTTGGAGATTGATGCAGCGTGAAGCCTGGATGGGTATCACTTAGCTTAGCCTTCGGCGGGCGGCTGTCTTCCATATTGTACAATATGTACATGGAGCTCATATCATAGCTTCTCCAAGTCCTCATCCCTCGATCGTCACGCCCACGCTATTGCTCGCTCACCAGAGACGTGATCTTATCCTCGATGCCCTTGTCGTCCAGTCCTGTATCACGTTAGCACTCCGAGCTGTCAACCCTCTGCCGTCGAAGTCCAGCCCACCTTTCAATTCCACCATTTTTTCTCGTCCAAACTCATATCGCGCGAACACTCGTGGCTCGATGCCCAATGCCTCTCGGAGCATGATGGGCGTGTGTGGGTTGTTCTTCTTCATTGTGGGATATGCGCGTGTCAAGAAGGATCTATAGCAGCATGCGATGTCAGTCGTGACCTTCTGTCGCATCCCAATGGCTGTCGTAGTAACAATGGGCGACATACCGGAGCGCATTCGAGTGTTCGCTAGTCTGGCAGTGGTGGAAGCGCAGCTCCTTGAGCGCCTTGGTGAAGGCGTATTTGCCTGACATCTCGATCCGGACGCTCCAAGTGCTGACAGGAGATGGGGAGAGGCGTGTATGGAGGTGAAGTGTAGCGAGTCTGCGATGGTCGTACTATGTAGTCAGCAACATCCCCACTGGACGGCGTGAGATATAGTCCGCCGGAGAAGGCACTTGATCGCTGCTGTCGGATGGTTGTGTTTATAAGGAGGACAAATTTGGTACGCGTATTTCTCAGCACTAACAAAGCTTGGTGGTCCGGGCTCTGATCGTAAGTACAACTTGTCGTCCTCCCCGTGTATCGTATCGATAATTGAATAAGCGTATCTTGAAGAGCGGTTAATGTTGCTGGACGGGCTCTTGGCGTGTCTCCGCTTTGAACCTCAAGCTCCCTCCCTCACTTGCGACGatagcagcagcagcagcattGCTTGTTCAACCACCACCTCACACAGCATACCACCCCATACCACACCGACAGGCCTGTCCACCACCAGCTGCACTCGTCCTCTAGCACATCATGGCCTCGCGCTTCGGCCTCCGCGCCGCCCAGACCACCTTCCGCCAGCCCGTCTCCCGCCAGAACATCAACCGCTTCGCTCAAAGAAGAGTGCAGTCCACCGCAGCAGACGCCACCGCCAGCAATGAATCCGGCTTCAGCAAGTTCTGGAACTCCAAGGTCGGCCCAAAGACCGTTCACTTCTGGGCACCTATCATGAAAGTAAGCTCAACCCACCCATATGCGGCCATTGGCTCAGCTAAACTCCAAGAACAACCACTGACATACTTCTGCCCTACAGTGGGGCCTTGTCCTCGCCGGAGCCGCAGACTTTGCACGACCCGCCAAGGACCTCTCCCTCTCACAAAACGCCGCTCTCATGGCGACTGGCCTGATCTGGACCCGATGGTGCTTTGTGATCAAGCCTCGAAACTTGTTCTTGGCTTCCGTCAATTTCTTGCTGTTCTGTGTTGGTGCGACGCAAGTCTCGAGAGTGCTGAGCTACCAGTCGAGCTTGAAGAACGAGGGTGTTGGTGAGGTGCTCAAGGAGGATGCAAAGGCTGAGGGAAAGCACTTGGAGAAGGCTGCTGGACAGGCGGAGAAGGCTGTTGAGAAGAAGTTGTAGGTGTGGGATACCGGGAGATACGGGCTGGACAAGCCACATGTGGCCTTGAAGGGATCGCATGGATAACGACCAGATTCATCAAGGAAGATGGAGGAGTCTCACTTGCGGCGTCTAGAGCCGTGACAGTATCTCACACTCCTGCGATGTACAGACACGTATAGGCGTTGTCGCTGGAGTGCGATGCGTCACCTGAAATCGAATGTGTATAGCGTCTTGCCACACGTCGGAAGCTTATTTCGTTACAGCCATGCCTCGTTGCGTCGAAAGCAGCGCACATTGGCCGCAATCCTAGTATGCCACCAGAACTGGGCTAACGAAATAGCCATCCGACGTGTCAAGACTCTATGCAGCCTGTGCGGATCAGATGCTCCGCAGTTTGTTATGGCCAGCGAAAGGCGGCAGTAAGACTACTGACTTTACAGCGAGAGGAACCTGATGGGAGACAAGCTTGAGGATGCTACAAGAAGGCTCAAGTCGCAGCGGCCACATCGCCAAAACGATACTGCGCCCAGCTCATACTTCCCTCCGGCATAGTCCACAGCCTCTCGCCTTTCTCTTCGTGCGCTGCACCAGCACCAATGTGAATTGGCAGCAGATGCTCGAAGCTTGGATGAGCCTTTCTCGCGTCCTTCCTCTTCAACAACTCCGACATAGCCTTCTGCCTGTTCTCAGGCGGCTGCTCCACAGCATCCCTTAAAGCCTCGTCAAAGCTGACTGTATAATCCAACGGGCCAGGTTGTCCAAAGGATCGAAACAAGTCCCTGAGATTATGCACCGCCATGCCTGACACAATGATCTGCACACCCTCGTCCCGCAACGAAGACACCGCCTTCCCGAGCGCATAGTGCTTATCGGGATCCTCGGTATCGAACAGACTGACCTGCACAATGGGCACATTCAGCGGATTCTTCTCCGGACTGAAAGCACACATGAAGCTAGCCCAAACGCCGTGGTCGAGTCCTCTGCGTACGCCCTCTGCTTTTATCGCGGCGTCTTGGAGCTTGCCTAGAATCTTCTCGGCCAGCTCAGGATTTCCAACGTTGGCATACTTGAACTCTTTTTAAAGGTAAGGTAGATCAGCCCATATGTCTCAAATGAAGGGGAGAGAAGCCATGAGCGTCCTGTGTGTGTGTCTCAGGTGTCTCATTAAGGCTTCTGTACCCGGACTTACCGTAGTAGTGAGCTGGGAAGCCGTAGAAGTCGTAAATTAGTCCCATGCTCTCTGCTGTGTTGACTTCGATGGTGTTGAAATCACCTTGCCAATGGGCGGAGAAGACTACGACGGCTTTAGGCTTGACTTTGGTGGTGATCTCCTTGCCGATTTCCTGGAGTTTGGAGTAGGCTGGGTGATTTACATCTTCCATGATGTTGGGGCCGCCATGGCTCAAAAAATAGACTGGGGTTCGACCCATCGTGGCGTTCGTATGCTTCTGTGGGAGGCTGATGGTGCTTTGCTGTACTGCAACGGGCCTTGAAGGTGTCTTAACAAGCGAGCTGATTCGAGACAATGCTACTCTGTAGATGGTGCTGGGAGAAGCCGTGGTCGATATTACGGCAGCTGGTACTGCCGCAAGAAGAGTCCCTAGAAGGAGGATTCTGATCCACGTGAGGGCCGAAGGCATGGGCAAGGAGAGGAGGATAAGCAGTGTATATCACTTGAACCCGATCTACTTACATGTACTGACTGACCGGTCCTGCGGAATCTCCTAGAACATCATATACGAAGTTGGTGTTGAACGATGTTGCTTTGTCAACCGTGAAGCCGATCGCCATGCGGCACAGCGGAACAGATCCGAGAGAAATGTGGCCCGCGCGTTTTAGACTCCATGTTTCGGACTTGACCTTGAACGTCACTGCGTTGCATGCACATGTAAGCAACACTTTCTTGAGCCCGAGCCTCAGCAACCATGTCAGGCGCCGCAGCAATCGTCGTGCCAGCAATCAAAAGACACACCTCCACTGTCATAGTGGCACATGGTCTTGGTGATAGCGGCGCAGGATGGTAAGAGATATCTTTCTTCGCGGCGGGCCACAATGCTCACGATGCTAGGCACTTTCTCGCAGAGGAGTTCCGCAGGAAGTCACACTTCCCAGAAACCAAATTTGTATTTCCAAATGTCCGTAGGCCCCCGATCTGGACACGTCTATATCGTCTGAAATGCTTGTTACGGCATTGCTAATGCTAACTTTAACTTCCAGGCGCCGAACATACCAATCACAGTCAACATGGGCATGAAGATGCCAGGATGGTATGACATCGCAGACTTTGGCGATCTCGTCGACCGCAGTGAAGACGAAGCCGGCATCCTTCGCTCTCAGAAAGTCTTCCACACTTTGATCGAGGATGAGATCAAGAGTGGCATTCCCACAGAACGAATTGTGCTAGGAGGCTTCAGTCAAGGCGGCGCAATGAGCTTAATGGCCGGCATCACGTCCCCAACGAAGCTTGGTGGCATCTTCGGTCTCTCCTGCTACCTCCTGTTGCAAGGGAAGGTACGAGACCTGGTTCCAGCAGACTCTCCCAACCAGAAGACGCCTGTCTTCATGGGTCACGGCGACGCCGATCCTGTCGTAAGATATTCTTGGGGCAAGGCGACAGCTGACAAGCTTAAGGAGTGGGGCTGGGATGTT contains the following coding sequences:
- a CDS encoding Acyl-protein thioesterase 1 translates to MSGAAAIVVPAIKRHTSTVIVAHGLGDSGAGWHFLAEEFRRKSHFPETKFVFPNAPNIPITVNMGMKMPGWYDIADFGDLVDRSEDEAGILRSQKVFHTLIEDEIKSGIPTERIVLGGFSQGGAMSLMAGITSPTKLGGIFGLSCYLLLQGKVRDLVPADSPNQKTPVFMGHGDADPVVRYSWGKATADKLKEWGWDVDFRTYKNLPHSAGPQEIEDLREYLQQQIPDLGEKDSGSL
- a CDS encoding putative mitochondrial pyruvate carrier 2 — encoded protein: MASRFGLRAAQTTFRQPVSRQNINRFAQRRVQSTAADATASNESGFSKFWNSKVGPKTVHFWAPIMKWGLVLAGAADFARPAKDLSLSQNAALMATGLIWTRWCFVIKPRNLFLASVNFLLFCVGATQVSRVLSYQSSLKNEGVGEVLKEDAKAEGKHLEKAAGQAEKAVEKKL
- a CDS encoding NADH-ubiquinone oxidoreductase — translated: MSGKYAFTKALKELRFHHCQTSEHSNALRSFLTRAYPTMKKNNPHTPIMLREALGIEPRVFARYEFGREKMVELKGLDDKGIEDKITSLVSEQ
- a CDS encoding Extradiol ring-cleavage dioxygenase → MPSALTWIRILLLGTLLAAVPAAVISTTASPSTIYRVALSRISSLVKTPSRPVAVQQSTISLPQKHTNATMGRTPVYFLSHGGPNIMEDVNHPAYSKLQEIGKEITTKVKPKAVVVFSAHWQGDFNTIEVNTAESMGLIYDFYGFPAHYYEFKYANVGNPELAEKILGKLQDAAIKAEGVRRGLDHGVWASFMCAFSPEKNPLNVPIVQVSLFDTEDPDKHYALGKAVSSLRDEGVQIIVSGMAVHNLRDLFRSFGQPGPLDYTVSFDEALRDAVEQPPENRQKAMSELLKRKDARKAHPSFEHLLPIHIGAGAAHEEKGERLWTMPEGSMSWAQYRFGDVAAAT